One Indicator indicator isolate 239-I01 chromosome 9, UM_Iind_1.1, whole genome shotgun sequence genomic window carries:
- the CRNKL1 gene encoding crooked neck-like protein 1, translating to MEMKNRQVNHARNIWDRAITTLPRVNQFWYKYTYMEEMLGNIAGSRQVFERWMEWQPEEQAWHSYINFELRYKEVDRARTIYERFVIVHPDVKNWIKYARFEEKHSYFAHARKVYERAVEFFGEEHMDEHLYVAFAKFEENQKEFERVRVIYKYALDRIPKQDAQNLFKNYTIFEKKFGDRRGIEDIIVSKRRFQYEEEVKANPHNYDAWFDYLRLVESDADAETVREVYERAIANVPPIQEKRHWKRYIYLWINYALYEELEAKDPERTRQVYQACVELIPHKKFTFAKIWLLYAQFEIRQKNLPLARRALGTSIGKCPKNKLFKGYIELELQLREFDRCRKLYEKFLEFAPENCTSWIKFAELETILGDIDRARAIYELAIGQPRLDMPEVLWKSYIDFEIEQEEYEKTRNLYRRLLQRTQHVKVWISFAQFELSAGREESLSRCRQIYEEANKAMRNCEEKEERVMLLESWRSFEEEFGTETTKERIDKLMPEKIKKRRKLQAEDGSDAGWEEYYDYIFPEDTANQPNLKLLAMAKLWKKQQQESEAAEVDPDKDIDESQS from the exons ATGGAGATGAAGAACCGCCAGGTTAATCACGCCCGCAACATCTGGGACAGAGCCATTACCACCCTCCCCAGGGTGAACCAGTTCTG GTATAAGTACACTTACATGGAAGAGATGTTGGGGAACATTGCTGGATCACGGCAGGTGTTTGAACGTTGGATGGAGTGGCAACCAGAGGAGCAAGCCTGGCATTCCTACATTAACTTTGAGCTGAGATACAAGGAGGTGGACAGGGCACGGACCATTTATGAGAGAT TTGTTATTGTTCATCCTGATGTGAAGAACTGGATCAAGTATGCCCGCTTTGAGGAGAAGCACAGCTATTTTGCTCATGCCAGGAAAGTGTATGAGAGGGCAGTGGAGTTCTTTGGAGAAGAGCACATGGATGAGCATTTGTATGTGGCTTTTGCGAAGTTTGAGGAGAACCAGAAAGAA TTTGAAAGAGTAAGGGTCATCTACAAGTACGCCTTGGATAGAATTCCCAAACAGGATGCTCAAAATCTCTTCAAGAACTACACCATCTTTGAGAAGAAGTTCGGAGACAGAAGGGGAATTGAAGACATCATTGTCAGCAAGAGGAGATTCCAGTATGAAGAGGAAGTGAAG GCAAATCCCCATAACTATGATGCCTGGTTTGACTACCTGAGGTTAGTTGAAAGCGATGCAGATGCCGAGACTGTCCGAGAAGTGTATGAAAGAGCCATTGCCAACGTGCCCCCAATTCAGGAGAagaggcactggaagagatACATCTACCTTTGGATTAACTATGCATTGTATGAAGAGCTGGAGGCAAAG GATCCAGAGCGAACCAGACAGGTGTATCAGGCATGTGTGGAGCTCATTCCCCACAAGAAG ttTACCTTTGCCAAGATATGGCTGCTGTATGCCCAGTTTGAAATACGCCAGAAAAATCTCCCACTTGCCAGGAGAGCTTTG GGGACATCCATAGGTAAATGCCCAAAAAACAAACTGTTCAAAGGTTACATTGAACTGGAGCTGCAACTGCGAGAGTTTGATCGCTGCCGAAAGCTGTATGAAAAATTCCTGGAGTTTGCTCCGGAAAACTGCACATCCTGGATTAAATTTGCTGAGCTGGAGACCATCCTTGGTGACATCGACAGAGCCCGTGCAATATACGAGCTGGCCATTGGCCAGCCCCGGCTAGACATGCCAGAG GTTCTTTGGAAGTCCTACATTGACTTTGAAATTGAGCAAGAGGAGTACGAGAAAACAAGAAATCTGTACCGCAGATTGCTGCAGAGGACACAGCACGTCAAG GTATGGATCAGCTTTGCACAGTTTGAGCTGTctgcaggaagggaggagagtTTGTCAAGGTGCCGGCAGATTTACGAAGAGGCCAACAAGGCAATGCGAAACtgtgaggagaaagaggagagggtgATGCTTCTGGAATCCTGGAGAAGCTTTGAAGAGGAGTTTGGAACTGAGACCACTAAAGAGAGAATAGATAAACTTATGCCTGAAAAGataaagaagaggaggaaactgCAGGCTGAAGATGGG tctGATGCTGGCTGGGAGGAATACTATGATTATATTTTCCCAGAAGACACTGCCAATCAGCCTAACCTCAAACTGCTGGCCATGGCTAAACTctggaagaaacagcagcaggagagcgaAGCTGCTGAGGTGGACCCAGACAAAGACATTGATGAAAGCCAGTCTTAA